The following coding sequences are from one Triticum dicoccoides isolate Atlit2015 ecotype Zavitan chromosome 4A, WEW_v2.0, whole genome shotgun sequence window:
- the LOC119289017 gene encoding uncharacterized protein LOC119289017: MRPDAGVAGSMASMEWEPKALSLHELKYAREAALYVLRTHSSEDAVRIFTEGLKPVLGVRRDSMADSDEEDDQGDEDYDMFSPYAFLDDDGVYCHQYGRTAAEERDVATAPF, encoded by the exons ATGAGGCCCGACGCCGGCGTCGCGGGGAGCATGGCGTCCATGGAGTGGGAGCCCAAGGCGCTGTCCCTCCACGAGCTCAAGTACGCGAGG GAGGCGGCGCTGTACGTCCTGAGAACGCACTCCTCGGAGGACGCCGTCCGAATCTTCACCGAG GGCCTCAAGCCGGTGCTGGGCGTCAGGAGGGACTCCATGGCCGACTCCGACGAGGAGGACGACCAGGGTGACGAGGACTACGACATGTTCAGTCCCTAcgcgtttcttgacgatgacggtgTCTACTGCCACCAGTATGGGCGCACCGCCGCCGAGGAACGAGATGTTGCTACCGCACCCTTCTAA